The Niastella koreensis GR20-10 genome includes a window with the following:
- the msrB gene encoding peptide-methionine (R)-S-oxide reductase MsrB: MKLIIFSCLVAIISAGCYAQNQKSDKGHENNPYYSTTDTTRLQVSDLEWKKVLSADLYAVAREKDTERPFTGKYWKSNTRGTYYCAACGNILFRSDAKFASSCGWPSFYEPIRKNSVEYVEDHTHGMDRTEVVCGRCGAHLGHIFDDGPAPSYKRYCMNSISLDFEPNKE; encoded by the coding sequence ATGAAGCTGATCATTTTTAGCTGTCTGGTGGCGATAATTTCTGCTGGCTGTTATGCACAGAATCAGAAATCAGATAAGGGACATGAAAACAATCCCTATTATTCAACAACGGATACTACCAGGCTACAAGTATCTGATTTGGAATGGAAAAAAGTACTGTCAGCAGACCTTTACGCAGTAGCCCGGGAAAAAGATACCGAGCGGCCATTTACCGGAAAATATTGGAAAAGCAATACCAGGGGTACTTATTACTGCGCAGCTTGCGGAAACATACTTTTCAGATCGGATGCAAAGTTCGCCAGTAGTTGCGGGTGGCCAAGCTTTTATGAGCCAATCAGGAAAAATAGCGTGGAATATGTAGAAGATCACACCCACGGGATGGATAGAACAGAGGTTGTTTGTGGTAGATGCGGTGCACATCTGGGACATATTTTTGATGATGGACCAGCTCCATCCTACAAAAGATACTGCATGAACTCCATTAGTCTCGATTTTGAACCGAACAAGGAATAA
- a CDS encoding UvrD-helicase domain-containing protein, with translation MFRPITNDDIAKIEELLLPAGQKFDQQRRDIIQCQHSIDVNACPGSGKTTVMLAKLLLLTRQMPFKNNQGICVLTHTNVAINEIKGKLGLTEANIFNYPNHFGTIQSFVNKFLAIPGYMVKFPGKRPAIIDKDWHDSVVAKRYNSWRGAGKGWVGRMREPIPALQSFKFNSNFDNILTGLGENPVFKTKGSAYKDIYSYKMSILQDGILSFEDAYILAEYYLDQQPQIAKLIQKRFPLVIIDEMQDTDSHQLSLLGKIFNPAKTVIQRIGDENQAIYNKVSSQVVWAIGQQSLPLTGSKRFSTQIANQIDRVCVTPRNMAGNHQVANIQPNIILYTQANIQRVIPHFANLVIESGITTTDRPCKAVGWVKEKEQQPGQTKNCIKSYWPDYSFINTASKTEYNNLNEYFTNPDEEIVTKQGTSYFMDRIYLVLVKLLRMGDIKHPTGGYYSKTALERKIKLSPTINDQLRSGMISWIREIRCGRDPSVDVREFITQQFFPLFGITANREFDSFLNNQNPSAKNNNLQQNTGNIINHSYDGAVAAHTGKEIPIHVNTIHAVKGETHTATLYLETYYFDDDIKRIIAYLKIGRGPAISTKQQRIIETLKMAYVAMSRPTHFLSVAIRSHGITANDIQQLETAGWRVDTVLNV, from the coding sequence ATGTTCAGGCCAATAACTAACGACGATATTGCAAAAATTGAGGAATTATTGCTGCCAGCCGGGCAAAAGTTTGATCAACAGCGCAGAGACATTATTCAATGTCAGCATTCCATTGATGTGAATGCCTGCCCAGGAAGCGGTAAAACCACGGTTATGTTGGCAAAGTTGCTCTTGCTAACCCGACAAATGCCGTTTAAGAATAACCAGGGAATTTGTGTATTAACGCATACCAACGTTGCCATTAATGAGATCAAGGGAAAATTGGGTTTAACGGAAGCCAATATATTTAACTATCCGAATCATTTTGGCACCATACAGAGTTTTGTAAATAAATTCTTAGCTATACCTGGTTATATGGTAAAGTTTCCAGGGAAGCGACCGGCAATAATAGACAAAGATTGGCATGATAGTGTGGTTGCAAAAAGATATAATAGTTGGCGGGGGGCAGGCAAGGGTTGGGTAGGTCGCATGAGAGAACCTATCCCAGCGCTACAATCGTTTAAATTTAATTCCAACTTTGATAATATTCTCACCGGTTTAGGTGAGAATCCCGTTTTTAAAACCAAAGGTTCGGCTTACAAGGATATCTATTCGTATAAGATGAGCATACTGCAGGATGGCATTTTAAGTTTTGAAGATGCATACATACTGGCAGAATATTATTTGGACCAACAACCGCAGATAGCTAAACTCATTCAAAAAAGATTTCCGCTGGTCATTATTGATGAAATGCAGGATACCGACTCCCATCAGTTATCACTACTAGGTAAAATATTTAACCCGGCGAAGACGGTCATTCAACGAATCGGTGATGAAAACCAGGCTATATATAATAAAGTATCAAGCCAGGTGGTATGGGCAATCGGTCAGCAATCATTACCATTAACAGGTAGCAAACGCTTTTCAACGCAAATAGCTAACCAGATAGACAGGGTTTGTGTTACACCAAGGAACATGGCAGGAAATCATCAAGTGGCAAACATTCAACCCAATATAATTCTATACACACAGGCAAACATTCAGCGTGTGATCCCACACTTTGCAAATTTGGTGATCGAATCAGGCATTACTACAACTGATCGTCCATGCAAAGCTGTGGGATGGGTAAAAGAAAAAGAACAACAGCCTGGGCAGACAAAAAACTGCATTAAATCTTATTGGCCAGATTATTCATTCATCAATACAGCGTCAAAAACAGAGTACAATAACCTAAACGAATATTTCACAAACCCTGATGAAGAAATCGTAACAAAACAGGGAACGTCCTATTTTATGGACAGGATTTACTTGGTGTTAGTAAAGTTACTGCGAATGGGCGACATCAAACATCCCACAGGTGGTTACTATTCGAAAACCGCGCTGGAACGAAAAATTAAATTGAGCCCTACCATCAATGATCAACTTCGCTCTGGAATGATCTCCTGGATCCGGGAAATCAGGTGTGGCCGCGACCCATCTGTTGACGTGCGGGAATTCATTACACAGCAATTTTTCCCTTTGTTTGGGATAACAGCCAACCGGGAGTTTGACAGTTTTTTAAACAATCAAAATCCATCAGCAAAAAACAATAACCTACAGCAAAATACCGGAAATATTATTAATCATAGTTACGATGGAGCAGTAGCCGCACACACTGGCAAAGAAATCCCGATACATGTCAATACAATCCACGCGGTAAAAGGCGAAACGCATACTGCTACACTTTACCTTGAGACCTACTATTTCGATGATGACATAAAAAGGATAATAGCGTATCTTAAGATTGGCCGGGGACCGGCCATATCCACAAAGCAGCAAAGAATTATAGAAACATTAAAAATGGCGTATGTAGCTATGTCGCGCCCCACGCATTTTCTGAGCGTTGCTATAAGAAGTCATGGTATTACTGCAAATGATATTCAACAGCTTGAGACTGCTGGCTGGAGGGTTGATACGGTTCTCAACGTTTAG
- a CDS encoding P63C domain-containing protein, whose amino-acid sequence MKQKNKDVSQEETIKGSSLPKPQKSQEISEEALQARQLLGDLLVRSTNDIARADELKRQRNNEVIELLNGKKITLQQIRDIVLSSRQPYESKFGRDIDFFPQMYRLLGWTDKDPHAYSKPGVVGDYINQILYARFAPDVRPALQALAVPGGVRMDKFFQYLTAEGMQMLEQFRDEAIAMMKQCTTWYEFRVKYGQRYGLSVQSRMFEAHQG is encoded by the coding sequence ATGAAGCAAAAAAATAAAGACGTCTCCCAGGAGGAGACAATAAAAGGCAGCAGCTTACCAAAGCCGCAAAAGAGCCAAGAGATCAGTGAAGAGGCCCTGCAGGCCCGCCAACTCCTCGGTGATTTGCTGGTCCGCAGTACCAATGATATTGCCCGGGCAGATGAGCTCAAACGCCAGCGTAATAACGAAGTGATCGAGTTGCTGAACGGTAAAAAAATTACCCTGCAGCAGATCCGCGATATTGTGCTGTCCAGCCGCCAGCCGTATGAATCGAAGTTTGGCCGTGACATCGACTTTTTTCCCCAGATGTACCGGCTATTGGGATGGACCGATAAAGACCCGCACGCTTATTCTAAGCCAGGTGTTGTCGGAGATTACATCAATCAAATTCTGTATGCCCGGTTTGCTCCCGATGTAAGACCGGCCCTGCAGGCGTTGGCGGTACCGGGTGGCGTGCGGATGGATAAATTCTTTCAGTACCTGACCGCAGAAGGTATGCAGATGTTAGAGCAGTTTCGTGATGAGGCCATCGCCATGATGAAGCAATGTACTACTTGGTACGAATTCAGGGTAAAGTATGGCCAACGCTATGGACTCAGCGTTCAGTCCAGGATGTTTGAAGCCCATCAGGGGTAA
- a CDS encoding YceI family protein: MATITWQIDAGHSQIGFKVKHLGIANVSGVFKDFSGEMVSDGDVFDQAKVCFSIDVNTIDTNNAQRDEHLKSDLFFDVKRFPGIMFSGKLVPRGEEYQLVGDMTILDTTKPVMLDVLFTGAGTGRFGEKRAGFEVIGKIRRKDFGLNFHLLNEAGDIVVGEEVKLTADIEMFRK, from the coding sequence ATGGCAACAATAACATGGCAGATAGATGCTGGACATTCACAGATTGGGTTTAAAGTAAAGCACCTTGGAATAGCTAATGTAAGTGGTGTATTTAAGGATTTTAGCGGGGAAATGGTGAGTGATGGAGACGTATTTGATCAGGCGAAGGTATGTTTTAGTATAGACGTAAATACAATTGATACGAATAATGCACAGCGGGATGAGCATTTGAAATCAGATTTGTTCTTTGATGTGAAACGGTTTCCGGGAATTATGTTCAGCGGGAAGCTGGTACCGCGTGGCGAAGAATATCAGTTGGTGGGAGATATGACTATCCTGGATACGACAAAACCCGTAATGTTGGATGTACTATTTACAGGGGCAGGCACGGGGCGGTTTGGCGAAAAAAGGGCTGGCTTTGAGGTGATTGGGAAAATCAGACGAAAAGATTTTGGCTTAAATTTTCACCTGCTGAATGAGGCGGGAGATATTGTGGTAGGCGAAGAGGTGAAGTTGACCGCAGATATTGAGATGTTCCGGAAATGA
- a CDS encoding ImmA/IrrE family metallo-endopeptidase: MSNDRFNNSDINSILHGLFRPPSLRELFENKLKELDMSPTAVLGLLDMQHRALTGILDGTQKTVDYTYFIKLASFLQMPREKVIELYMIALESRFPTVTVSPEKIQFIKENFDLAALRKAGFIDSITDFEQIEQRLLVKLGLKSIFEYKRPGNDVAFSSGLIVPKNPLIRSFWIKAAMTVFEEIGNPYEYSRQALIEYFPQIRWHSTNVERGLTEVIRSLYKIGITVIYLPPLPTLQLRGATFAIDDKPCIVLTNYVGYYSTLWFALIHELYHVLFDWEDIKTDSYHLTDDDNDQLTVQHREKMANDFAREYLFSKEKTASVKRYINDNVYVNDYAKNNHVHPGLIYVFAAFDAGAGDRRAWGRAKQWDPTANAAIGSIDIPWHDQRSTEEIIKKRKRDLYL; this comes from the coding sequence ATGTCAAACGACCGGTTTAATAATTCAGATATTAATTCTATTTTACATGGACTATTCAGACCTCCAAGCCTGAGGGAGTTATTTGAAAACAAGCTAAAGGAACTGGATATGTCGCCTACGGCAGTCCTGGGCCTGCTGGACATGCAGCACCGGGCCCTTACCGGTATTTTAGATGGTACGCAGAAAACAGTTGACTATACCTACTTTATTAAACTTGCCAGCTTTTTACAAATGCCGCGTGAGAAGGTAATTGAGTTGTATATGATAGCCCTGGAATCCCGTTTTCCTACTGTTACAGTATCACCTGAAAAAATTCAGTTTATTAAGGAGAATTTTGACCTGGCAGCACTTCGCAAAGCGGGGTTTATTGATAGCATTACTGATTTTGAGCAGATAGAACAGCGCCTGCTGGTAAAACTGGGCCTTAAATCCATTTTTGAATACAAAAGACCCGGAAATGATGTGGCCTTCAGTTCCGGCCTCATTGTTCCTAAAAACCCATTAATACGGTCTTTTTGGATTAAAGCGGCAATGACCGTTTTTGAGGAGATAGGTAATCCTTATGAGTACAGCAGGCAGGCATTGATTGAATACTTCCCGCAGATCCGCTGGCATTCAACCAATGTGGAAAGAGGACTTACAGAGGTGATCCGGTCCCTGTATAAAATAGGGATTACCGTTATTTATTTACCGCCACTACCTACGCTGCAGTTGAGAGGCGCCACTTTTGCCATTGACGATAAGCCCTGTATCGTACTGACCAACTATGTCGGCTACTATTCGACGCTGTGGTTTGCGCTTATCCATGAACTTTATCATGTACTGTTTGATTGGGAGGACATTAAAACAGATAGTTATCATCTGACCGATGATGATAATGATCAGCTTACTGTGCAGCACAGGGAGAAAATGGCAAATGACTTTGCCCGGGAATATCTGTTCTCTAAAGAAAAGACCGCTTCGGTCAAAAGGTATATCAATGACAATGTATATGTCAATGATTATGCTAAAAACAACCATGTGCATCCAGGCTTAATATATGTATTCGCGGCTTTTGACGCCGGAGCCGGTGACCGAAGGGCCTGGGGACGGGCAAAACAATGGGACCCGACAGCCAATGCCGCAATAGGCAGTATTGATATCCCATGGCACGATCAGCGGTCAACCGAAGAGATCATAAAAAAAAGGAAAAGGGATTTGTATCTATAA
- a CDS encoding protein kinase domain-containing protein: MTVNEAKEILKRLNIPEWEVKEVYKGGGQGITIKVYNITTKDYGVFKMPKNAEARDLKRFDREIEVLKEVATTNSGIVPILAHSVPGDTPWYISKLGLPFKDYWIKFRQEQQENAIVVFEKALEITAHILDGLTALHNRRDPIIHRDIKPDNIVIIDGKPHLIDFGVAYWSEKERLTDVNDAVGNKRYSPDPMMYRMEEITPWLDVFMVSQLFMWMIADKPTKNWDRPNDFRFVRYSADLDGLISKIYAFTGACSEESVAPKHAGEMSALMKKIFYKAPAIDESDLKKVIAVSQRIEEKEATLLAHQLNEKVEISRKVEAMSGLVSLKVQEINEKVDAFLARLRGSGVNAVVERRKDDAVTRLLQTISSKQASRGVWAEEMISIKISQGGRELHFGLIIKINLDHATSMDNPFYIGFVRLLKYEKDLFMDEKCDIYFIDGHSKKQEVDVVEFMLRWLEDESNWG; this comes from the coding sequence ATGACAGTTAATGAAGCAAAAGAAATACTGAAAAGACTGAACATCCCGGAATGGGAAGTTAAAGAAGTGTATAAAGGTGGTGGCCAAGGAATTACGATAAAGGTTTACAACATCACCACGAAGGATTACGGTGTATTTAAGATGCCTAAAAACGCGGAAGCAAGGGATCTAAAACGCTTTGATAGGGAGATCGAGGTACTTAAGGAAGTGGCTACGACCAATAGTGGGATTGTACCGATATTGGCACATTCAGTACCTGGAGATACCCCCTGGTATATCAGTAAGCTGGGATTGCCCTTTAAAGACTACTGGATAAAATTCCGGCAGGAGCAACAAGAAAATGCTATTGTAGTCTTTGAAAAAGCCCTTGAAATTACAGCCCATATCCTAGATGGGCTAACTGCCTTACACAACAGAAGGGACCCTATCATTCACCGCGATATCAAACCGGATAATATTGTAATCATTGATGGGAAGCCTCATCTAATCGATTTTGGCGTGGCCTACTGGTCGGAGAAAGAAAGACTTACTGACGTTAATGACGCTGTAGGTAACAAAAGATACAGTCCTGACCCGATGATGTATAGAATGGAGGAAATAACTCCCTGGCTTGACGTCTTCATGGTATCACAGTTATTTATGTGGATGATCGCTGATAAGCCGACTAAGAATTGGGACAGGCCCAATGACTTTCGTTTTGTTCGTTACTCAGCAGATTTGGATGGTCTTATTTCAAAGATTTATGCATTCACTGGCGCTTGTTCGGAGGAATCGGTAGCGCCGAAACATGCAGGAGAAATGTCAGCACTGATGAAAAAAATCTTTTATAAGGCTCCTGCTATTGATGAGTCAGACCTTAAAAAGGTGATCGCTGTTTCACAGCGTATAGAAGAAAAAGAGGCAACATTACTGGCACATCAGTTAAATGAAAAAGTTGAGATAAGTAGAAAAGTCGAAGCTATGTCCGGCTTGGTATCTTTGAAGGTACAGGAGATCAACGAAAAGGTTGATGCCTTTTTGGCCCGATTGAGGGGCTCTGGCGTTAATGCCGTGGTGGAACGTCGCAAAGACGATGCGGTCACTCGCTTACTTCAGACCATCAGCTCCAAGCAAGCTTCGCGTGGGGTATGGGCTGAGGAAATGATTTCGATAAAAATTTCGCAGGGCGGCCGGGAGTTACATTTCGGTTTAATAATCAAAATAAACTTAGACCATGCTACATCGATGGACAATCCCTTTTATATTGGCTTCGTCCGGCTTTTAAAATATGAGAAGGATCTTTTTATGGATGAAAAATGTGACATATACTTTATAGATGGTCATAGCAAAAAACAGGAGGTAGATGTAGTAGAATTTATGCTGCGCTGGTTGGAAGACGAAAGTAACTGGGGTTAA
- a CDS encoding Shedu immune nuclease family protein, producing MARPYPSRTVQPNGELEFNEIKPGFFRAFFTPPIEALPSYVSDPKNYKRPIFDINNTEKRLILYPYQVWGMQPMTNKYYNLVIISVDMENQYIPKTVDIDDFLIGVLPSAFLEDYNYGLGFRKSYRHIATILESFDIKELWITRKGKTDIDIGAKKAFIKRSDLDELCRAIDNIGQRVQKVAASLKRNVVDDLFARLLADEKSESALILNSAQIARKIGISTRLMPGGATKKEQMEAMEVLRMNGKKIVQEQPSELIKLRNDIELVTLDELIARFEVMLNKTLSESHWQSLFDKNPFILNMAFGIPIVKVQGQAFVGGRKISGSGDKIADYLVKNSISNNAAIVEIKTPTTKLMSTKEYRSGVFAPSIEITGAINQILDQIFMFQKEINSLKAASREYELESYSVVGILIVGKSLTSPDEQKSFELFRGNSKNIHIITFDELLTKLKALHNFLTLDRSPKENMTNQSDFIDPEDLPF from the coding sequence ATGGCACGTCCTTATCCATCCCGCACCGTGCAACCAAATGGGGAATTGGAATTTAATGAAATTAAGCCTGGTTTCTTTCGAGCATTCTTTACTCCTCCAATTGAGGCATTACCTTCCTACGTTTCCGATCCGAAAAACTATAAAAGACCCATATTTGACATAAATAACACAGAAAAGCGCTTAATTCTATATCCCTACCAAGTATGGGGCATGCAGCCAATGACTAACAAATACTACAATCTTGTCATCATTAGTGTAGACATGGAAAACCAGTATATTCCCAAGACTGTGGATATTGACGATTTTTTGATAGGAGTATTACCTTCTGCATTTCTTGAAGATTATAACTATGGATTAGGATTCAGAAAAAGTTATAGGCACATAGCAACAATTTTGGAAAGTTTTGACATAAAAGAATTATGGATTACCAGGAAAGGGAAAACAGATATTGACATTGGGGCAAAAAAAGCGTTCATCAAGCGTTCGGATTTGGACGAACTATGTAGGGCTATTGACAATATTGGCCAGCGAGTACAAAAAGTAGCAGCCTCTTTAAAAAGAAATGTTGTAGACGACTTATTTGCACGTTTATTAGCAGACGAAAAATCTGAATCTGCTTTAATATTAAATAGCGCGCAAATAGCTAGAAAGATTGGTATATCGACTCGACTAATGCCTGGAGGAGCTACCAAAAAAGAACAAATGGAAGCTATGGAAGTACTTAGAATGAATGGCAAGAAAATTGTTCAAGAGCAACCAAGTGAACTCATAAAACTTCGCAACGATATTGAGTTGGTTACTTTGGATGAGCTTATTGCGAGATTTGAAGTCATGCTTAATAAAACTTTATCAGAATCACATTGGCAAAGTCTATTTGATAAAAATCCTTTTATTCTTAATATGGCGTTTGGAATCCCTATAGTAAAAGTTCAAGGCCAAGCATTTGTAGGAGGACGTAAGATATCGGGATCGGGAGACAAAATAGCCGACTACCTGGTCAAAAATAGCATTAGCAATAACGCGGCAATTGTTGAAATAAAAACGCCTACAACGAAGCTCATGAGTACAAAAGAGTATAGGAGTGGTGTGTTTGCTCCGTCTATCGAAATTACAGGAGCAATCAACCAAATACTTGACCAAATATTTATGTTTCAAAAGGAGATAAATTCCCTTAAGGCAGCCAGTAGGGAATATGAGCTGGAATCTTATTCTGTTGTAGGAATTCTAATAGTGGGCAAATCTTTAACCTCTCCTGATGAACAGAAATCGTTCGAGCTTTTTAGAGGGAATTCGAAAAATATACACATTATCACTTTTGATGAATTGCTGACAAAATTAAAGGCATTACACAATTTCCTTACTTTAGATCGCTCACCCAAGGAAAATATGACTAACCAAAGCGATTTTATCGATCCAGAAGATCTGCCTTTTTAA
- a CDS encoding 4-fold beta flower protein, whose protein sequence is MGLYTKNGRPLQVVNDKIYSKSGKIVGRIKGKNVYGTDGAYVGTIVSERLLYRSTYSGRRSSSFTAGNRMGTSKANRVKSALWGDEPNIPD, encoded by the coding sequence ATGGGTTTATATACAAAAAATGGCCGGCCATTACAAGTTGTGAACGACAAGATATATAGCAAGTCTGGTAAAATTGTTGGGAGAATAAAAGGTAAAAATGTCTATGGAACGGATGGTGCGTATGTTGGTACAATTGTAAGTGAACGACTTCTTTACCGATCTACATACAGCGGAAGAAGGAGCTCCTCTTTTACTGCTGGCAACCGTATGGGAACTAGTAAGGCCAATCGGGTTAAATCAGCACTCTGGGGAGATGAACCCAATATTCCTGATTAA
- a CDS encoding ATP-dependent nuclease has protein sequence MYLERLKLWNFRKYGSGNSLNRQPDLDVQFQKGVNLLVGENDSGKTAILDAIKLITLTRSNEYFRLQAEDFFHSTTNLYPTANLKIECWFAGLKDDEAKNFLEWLSIRKVDGNDEFYLRLTLDATLKGAVVLPYEVRAGADEEGSTLAAIARDLIRVTYLKPLRDAETELSPRRNSRLSQILGNHDAFKDKVTHPLMAVATEADTAIKNYFKGLDAQGNLIPDHPGKEINDTINRLLCDFFGNDRESGFGISTQTLKNILEKLELILEQGNSGLGSHNLLFIAAELLLLTGKDFTGLKLALVEEIEAHLHPQAQLRLIEFLSKDARANQVQLLITSHSPNLASKIATANVILCKDGWAYSMAPEHTELRVGDYAFLQRFLDATKANLFFAQGVILVEGDAENILIPVVARIIGRDLTKYGVSVVNIGNTAFNRYSRIFKRKDANKFLKIPVACITDNDINLDAGLTQQQIEQNRKNIAARYDGQHVKTFISLVKTMEYDLALGTFQKDLYLASLAAAKLKNSDEYGVTIDKYRQILATTTQQFTDWTVHGTANEVKARHIWKYIADNNLKAITAQYFASQLEHREKRGGIKAQLLADPYFRYIVEAIEYVTAPFTLIAPPKNPATQQLNQLQANPTQPNLTEHVQANN, from the coding sequence ATGTACTTAGAGCGACTTAAGCTATGGAATTTCAGAAAATATGGATCTGGTAATAGTTTAAATAGACAACCGGATCTTGATGTTCAGTTCCAGAAAGGGGTTAACTTATTGGTAGGAGAAAATGATTCAGGGAAAACCGCTATACTAGATGCTATTAAATTAATTACTCTTACCCGAAGTAATGAATATTTCCGTTTACAGGCTGAAGACTTTTTTCATTCAACCACCAACCTTTATCCTACAGCAAACCTCAAAATAGAATGCTGGTTCGCCGGGTTAAAAGATGATGAAGCCAAAAACTTCCTGGAATGGCTGTCTATACGAAAAGTGGATGGCAATGATGAATTCTATCTACGATTGACCCTTGACGCAACCCTCAAAGGCGCGGTTGTTTTACCATATGAGGTACGGGCAGGTGCAGATGAGGAAGGTTCTACACTTGCAGCTATTGCCAGGGACCTTATCAGGGTTACATATTTGAAACCGTTAAGAGATGCGGAGACCGAGTTATCGCCACGACGCAATTCTAGATTATCTCAAATTTTGGGTAATCATGATGCGTTTAAGGATAAGGTAACTCACCCGTTGATGGCTGTGGCCACTGAGGCGGATACCGCAATCAAAAACTACTTTAAAGGGCTGGACGCACAGGGAAATTTGATCCCTGATCATCCAGGAAAGGAAATAAACGATACCATTAATCGGTTGCTCTGTGATTTTTTTGGAAATGACCGCGAATCCGGTTTTGGCATTTCCACCCAAACCCTAAAAAACATCCTGGAAAAACTTGAATTGATCCTCGAACAAGGTAATAGCGGCCTCGGTTCCCATAACCTGTTGTTTATAGCTGCTGAGTTGCTATTGTTAACCGGTAAGGATTTTACAGGCCTCAAACTAGCACTTGTCGAAGAAATCGAGGCACACCTTCATCCACAGGCGCAACTGCGTTTGATCGAGTTTTTATCAAAAGATGCCCGAGCCAATCAGGTTCAGCTATTGATCACATCCCATAGCCCCAACCTAGCATCAAAAATAGCAACAGCAAACGTGATTCTCTGTAAAGATGGTTGGGCCTATTCCATGGCACCAGAGCATACTGAGTTGCGGGTTGGAGATTATGCATTCTTGCAACGTTTTCTAGATGCAACAAAAGCTAACCTCTTTTTTGCCCAAGGGGTAATATTAGTGGAAGGAGATGCGGAAAATATCCTAATCCCAGTAGTTGCGCGGATAATCGGAAGAGATTTAACTAAATACGGCGTATCTGTTGTCAACATCGGTAATACTGCGTTTAACCGGTATTCAAGAATATTTAAGCGGAAGGATGCCAATAAATTCCTGAAGATCCCTGTGGCGTGTATTACCGATAATGATATCAACCTAGACGCCGGATTAACCCAGCAACAAATTGAGCAAAACAGAAAGAATATTGCAGCCAGGTATGATGGCCAACATGTAAAAACATTTATATCGCTTGTCAAGACGATGGAATATGATCTGGCGCTAGGGACTTTCCAAAAGGACCTTTATTTAGCTTCCTTAGCTGCCGCTAAGCTTAAAAACAGCGATGAATATGGCGTAACAATAGATAAATACAGACAAATCCTAGCTACCACAACTCAACAGTTTACTGATTGGACAGTACACGGTACAGCTAATGAAGTTAAAGCAAGGCATATTTGGAAATACATAGCAGATAATAACCTGAAAGCTATAACAGCTCAATATTTCGCTTCACAATTAGAGCACAGAGAGAAAAGGGGAGGTATTAAAGCTCAATTATTAGCTGATCCTTATTTCCGTTATATTGTAGAAGCCATTGAATATGTCACAGCACCATTTACCTTGATAGCGCCGCCTAAAAATCCGGCTACTCAACAACTAAATCAATTACAAGCTAATCCAACACAGCCAAACTTAACAGAGCATGTTCAGGCCAATAACTAA
- a CDS encoding Crp/Fnr family transcriptional regulator — protein MADLDQYFMEFSPLEEDVLATLLQSTTTRIFDKGEYLLQAGNTCKYLYFINEGLAKSFFSREDKEFIMRFFSEGRVFSVFDSFLNRQPSKYSLMALERTTVTLIHADTLEELCKRNHSMETFFRKLVSVATTRMMRRISEMLEDNATERYNQFIAENNHILQRISLGDLAKYLGITQQSLSRIRTTR, from the coding sequence ATGGCCGATTTAGATCAATACTTCATGGAATTTTCTCCCCTGGAAGAAGACGTTTTAGCAACGCTGCTGCAAAGCACCACTACCAGAATATTTGACAAAGGAGAGTATTTATTACAGGCAGGTAATACCTGTAAGTATTTGTATTTCATAAACGAAGGGCTGGCTAAATCATTTTTCAGCAGAGAGGATAAGGAATTCATTATGCGCTTCTTTTCAGAAGGCAGGGTGTTTTCGGTATTTGACAGCTTTCTCAACCGCCAACCATCCAAATATTCGCTGATGGCACTGGAACGGACGACTGTTACACTGATACATGCAGATACCCTGGAGGAGCTTTGCAAGCGTAATCATAGCATGGAGACATTCTTTAGGAAGTTGGTATCGGTAGCAACTACAAGGATGATGAGGCGAATCAGTGAGATGCTGGAAGATAATGCAACAGAGCGTTATAACCAGTTTATAGCAGAGAATAACCATATCCTTCAGCGGATTAGCCTGGGAGATTTGGCGAAGTATTTAGGAATTACACAGCAATCCCTGAGCAGGATAAGAACGACCAGGTGA